A single Vigna radiata var. radiata cultivar VC1973A chromosome 8, Vradiata_ver6, whole genome shotgun sequence DNA region contains:
- the LOC106770130 gene encoding uncharacterized protein LOC106770130: protein MTTTEVSKSEELGLPMFDLGCELVVSTPTSRQVLMSLVCVRCSLEVAWCIFNVNLVCLPLAGLDVVLGIDWMTTNGVLIDYGQKRVIFPEEVQVKTITSRDVLQDIRERAICYVAKEIKKKKSVEEKIVGIPIVEEFADVFPDEVLGLPPI, encoded by the exons ATGACAACGACAGAGGTGTCTAAATCAG AGGAGCTTGGATTACCTATGTTTGATTTGGGTTGCGAGTTGGTGGTTTCTACACCAACATCGAGGCAAGTCTTAATGAGTTTAGTCTGTGTTAGGTGTTCGTTAGAGGTAGCCTGGTGCATATTCAATGTTAATCTGGTGTGTCTACCACTTGCGGGCTTGGATGTAGTCTTAGGGATTGATTGGATGACAACCAATGGTGTTCTCATTGATTACGGTCAGAAGAGGGTCATTTTTCCAGAGGAGGtacaagtgaaaacaattaCATCTCGGGATGTTCTACAGGATATCAGAGAAAGAGCAATTTGTTATGTTGCAaaggaaataaagaagaaaaagagtgtAGAAGAGAAAATTGTGGGCATACCTATAGTGGAGGAGTTTGCAGATGTGTTTCCAGATGAAGTTCTAGGTTTGCCACCTATCTGA